In the genome of Streptomyces aquilus, the window CGGCCGGGACGTCCAGGACGTCGAAGAGCGGGCCCACGCAAAGTCGTACCGGAGTTCCCGGGCCGTCGGGCACCGTCGGCCACCCCAGATCGTTCTCGTACCACCGGCGGACCTGATCGCTCGCGTCGAGCGGCCGGCGGGGGAGCGGGACCGTGGGGGCCGCCGTGAGCGGAGGGGCGGCCGGAGGGAGGGTGCCAACCATGCCAAGTGCAACCGTCCGAGGAGCGTGCGAGTTACGCTGGGTGTTCCGGTGAATGCGCAGCGTGGCGAATGAGGGGGCGTCCGGGGGTGCGGGGAGACGCAAGGTTGTTCGCCCATAGCGGAGGGAACCGGGGCGCTCGGCATGGAGTGTCAGTCCCAGCGGGTAAGACATCCCTAGTGGGAGGGGGCGACACGCAGGACAGGCCGTCTCACGTTCGCCATCGGCGTACTGACAGTAGGGGTAACTGCCTGGCCTGCGGGAACATCGTCTCGCACCATCAGGTTGGAGCAGATGTCGGCGTTCGGGGTCAGGAGGCCATCGACGGTGTCGGCAGTTGGAATGAGCGGTCCCCGCTTGCGGGACTAAGCTGCGGAAGGACAGGGAGGGGAAGTTCCCCCCACTGCCTGACCGCTCTGAGGAGCGATTAACGATGTTCGAGAGGTTCACCGACCGCGCGCGGCGGGTTGTCGTCCTGGCTCAGGAAGAAGCCCGGATGCTCAACCACAACTACATCGGCACCGAGCACATCCTCCTGGGCCTGATCCACGAGGGTGAGGGTGTCGCCGCCAAGGCCCTTGAGAGCCTCGGGATTTCGCTCGAGGCGGTCCGCCAGCAGGTGGAGGAGATCATCGGCCAGGGCCAGCAGGCCCCGTCCGGGCACATCCCCTTCACCCCCCGTGCCAAGAAGGTCCTGGAGCTGTCGCTCCGCGAGGCCCTTCAGCTGGGTCACAACTACATCGGCACGGAGCACATCCTGCTCGGCCTGATCCGCGAGGGCGAGGGCGTCGCCGCCCAGGTCCTGGTCAAGCTGGGCGCAGATCTCAACCGGGTGCGGCAGCAGGTCATCCAGCTGCTCTCCGGTTACCAGGGCAAGGAGACCGCCACCGCCGGCGGGCCTGCCGAGGGCACCCCCTCGACGTCCCTGGTCCTCGACCAGTTCGGCCGGAACCTCACCCAGGCCGCTCGTGAGTCCAAGCTCGACCCGGTCATCGGGCGCGAGAAGGAGATCGAGCGGGTCATGCAGGTGCTGTCCCGCCGTACGAAGAACAACCCGGTCCTGATCGGTGAGCCCGGCGTCGGCAAGACCGCCGTCGTCGAGGGCCTCGCCCAGGCCATCGTCAAGGGCGAGGTGCCCGAGACCCTCAAGGACAAGCACCTCTACACCCTCGACCTCGGCGCGCTGGTCGCCGGCTCCCGCTACCGCGGTGACTTCGAGGAGCGCCTGAAGAAGGTGCTCAAGGAGATCCGCACCCGCGGCGACATCATCCTGTTCATCGACGAGCTGCACACGCTCGTGGGTGCGGGTGCCGCCGAGGGCGCCATCGACGCGGCTTCCATCCTGAAGCCGATGCTGGCCCGCGGTGAGCTCCAGACCATCGGCGCCACCACGCTGGACGAGTACCGCAAGCACCTGGAGAAGGACGCGGCCCTGGAGCGCCGCTTCCAGCCCATCCAGGTCGCCGAGCCCTCGCTCCCGCACACCATCGAGATCCTCAAGGGTCTGCGCGACCGCTACGAGGCCCACCACCGTGTGTCCATCACGGACGAGGCCCTCGTCCAGGCCGCGACGCTGGCCGACCGGTACATCTCGGACCGCTTCCTGCCGGACAAGGCGATCGACCTGATCGACGAGGCCGGTTCCCGGATGCGCATCCGCCGGATGACCGCGCCGCCGGACCTCCGCGAGTTCGACGAGAAGATCGCGGGCGTGCGTCGCGACAAGGAGTCGGCGATCGACTCCCAGGACTTCGAGAAGGCGGCCTCTCTCCGCGACAAGGAGAAGCAGCTGCTGGCGGCGAAGGCCAAGCGCGAGAAGGAGTGGAAGGCCGGCGACATGGACGTCGTCGCGGAGGTCGACGGCGAGCTGATCGCCGAGGTCCTCGCGACCGCCACCGGCATCCCGGTCTTCAAGCTGACCGAGGAGGAGTCCTCGCGTCTGCTGCGCATGGAGGACGAGCTCCACAAGCGGGTCATCGGCCAGAAGGACGCCGTCAAGGCGCTCTCCAAGGCGATCCGTCGTACGCGTGCGGGCCTCAAGGACCCGAAGCGTCCCGGTGGTTCGTTCATCTTCGCCGGTCCGTCCGGTGTCGGTAAGACCGAGCTGTCCAAGGCGCTCGCGGAGTTCCTCTTCGGTGACGAGGACGCGCTGATCTCCCTCGACATGTCGGAGTTCAGCGAGAAGCACACGGTCTCGCGGCTCTTCGGTTCGCCCCCCGGTTACGTGGGCTACGAAGAGGGCGGTCAGCTGACGGAGAAGGTCCGCCGCAAGCCGTTCTCGGTCGTCCTGTTCGACGAGGTCGAGAAGGCCCACCCGGACATCTTCAACTCGCTGCTGCAGATCCTGGAGGACGGTCGTCTGACCGACTCCCAGGGCCGGGTCGTGGACTTCAAGAACACGGTCATCATCATGACGACCAACCTCGGCACCCGGGACATCTCCAAGGGCTTCAACCTGGGCTTCGCGGCCCAGGGCGACACGAAGTCCAACTACGAGCGCATGAAGAACAAGGTCTCGGACGAGCTCAAGCAGCACTTCCGGCCCGAGTTCCTCAACCGCGTCGACGACGTGGTCGTCTTCCCGCAGCTGACGCAGGAGGACATCCTCGCGATCGTCGACCTGATGATCGGCAAGGTCGACGAGCGCCTCAAGGACCGGGACATGGGCATCGAGCTCTCCCAGTCCGCGAAGGAGCTGCTGTCCAAGAAGGGTTACGACCCCGTCCTGGGCGCGCGGCCGCTGCGTCGCACGATCCAGCGCGAGGTCGAGGACACGCTCTCGGAGAAGATCCTCTTCGGCGAGCTGCGCCCCGGTCACATCGTGGTCGTGGACACGGAGGGCGAGGGCGACGCCCAGACCTTCACGTTCCGCGGCGAGGAGAAGTCGGCACTGCCGGACGTTCCGCCGATCGAGCAGGCGGCCGGTGGGGCTGGGCCGAATCTGAGCAAGGACGCGTAGCCCTTCGGGGATGACGCGGAAGAGGGGCCGGTGCCTTCGGGCGCCGGCCCCTTCGCCTTGTCAGCGCTGGTCGAGGTTGATCTCGACGCCGGGGAAGACGCCGGCGTAGCGGGCCTCGGGGATGAGCTTGCCGGGGTAGCTCTGCAAGGTCACCGAGTGCAGGCCCGGCAGCCGGTCGACCAGCGGGGACACGTCTTCGGCACCGTGCATGGCGGAGACCCGCAGCGTCTCGACGCCGGGAAGCACCGGCATCAGCTCGACGGAGTGCGGGAAGTTCTGGATGATCTCCGCGTTGATGTGGAGCTCGGTCAGTTCGGGCAGTGCCACGACGGCCTGCCAGTCGCCGACGGTCAGTTCCGTGGTCAGCGGACCGAGGCTGAGCGTGCGCAGCCCGGACCAGTGCTGGAGCCCGCGCAGGCCCGTGCTGTCGGTGGTGTTCCTCCCCAGGAAGAGGAACTCCAAGGGGGCGTCCACCGGCAGGGACTCGGTGAGATCGGCGCCCGGCAGTTCCTGCGACAACGACAGGTACCGGGCGCCGCTGAAGGACCGGAGTCCGCTGAGGTCCTCGACGCCGGTGAGGGTGAGGCTGGTGAGCGGCGCGGACAGCCGGTCCAGGCCCGCCACGGTCGGGCAGGTCTCCAGCCGCAGTACGCGGAGCGAGCCGAACGCCGACAGCGCGGCCAGGTCGGTGAGCAGCGGGTTGCCCTGCACATCGAGCAGCTCCACGGCCTCGGGCGCGGGAACGGCGGCCAGGATGTCCTCGGCTCGCTGCGGTCCCTGGAACGCCAGGTTGTGCCAAGGGCGCATCCTGGCGAGCGCCGCCCTCTCCTCGGCCGTCTTGCAGGTGA includes:
- a CDS encoding ATP-dependent Clp protease ATP-binding subunit; amino-acid sequence: MFERFTDRARRVVVLAQEEARMLNHNYIGTEHILLGLIHEGEGVAAKALESLGISLEAVRQQVEEIIGQGQQAPSGHIPFTPRAKKVLELSLREALQLGHNYIGTEHILLGLIREGEGVAAQVLVKLGADLNRVRQQVIQLLSGYQGKETATAGGPAEGTPSTSLVLDQFGRNLTQAARESKLDPVIGREKEIERVMQVLSRRTKNNPVLIGEPGVGKTAVVEGLAQAIVKGEVPETLKDKHLYTLDLGALVAGSRYRGDFEERLKKVLKEIRTRGDIILFIDELHTLVGAGAAEGAIDAASILKPMLARGELQTIGATTLDEYRKHLEKDAALERRFQPIQVAEPSLPHTIEILKGLRDRYEAHHRVSITDEALVQAATLADRYISDRFLPDKAIDLIDEAGSRMRIRRMTAPPDLREFDEKIAGVRRDKESAIDSQDFEKAASLRDKEKQLLAAKAKREKEWKAGDMDVVAEVDGELIAEVLATATGIPVFKLTEEESSRLLRMEDELHKRVIGQKDAVKALSKAIRRTRAGLKDPKRPGGSFIFAGPSGVGKTELSKALAEFLFGDEDALISLDMSEFSEKHTVSRLFGSPPGYVGYEEGGQLTEKVRRKPFSVVLFDEVEKAHPDIFNSLLQILEDGRLTDSQGRVVDFKNTVIIMTTNLGTRDISKGFNLGFAAQGDTKSNYERMKNKVSDELKQHFRPEFLNRVDDVVVFPQLTQEDILAIVDLMIGKVDERLKDRDMGIELSQSAKELLSKKGYDPVLGARPLRRTIQREVEDTLSEKILFGELRPGHIVVVDTEGEGDAQTFTFRGEEKSALPDVPPIEQAAGGAGPNLSKDA